Proteins found in one Micropterus dolomieu isolate WLL.071019.BEF.003 ecotype Adirondacks linkage group LG12, ASM2129224v1, whole genome shotgun sequence genomic segment:
- the LOC123979757 gene encoding uncharacterized protein LOC123979757 gives MMVCVLIPLVLTVLLTETSALLSSSGTEQVFSCPPRWLLFGQRCFAFYPVWSSWSDADLLCSQAAGKLASLHTPEERQFVRLLANTHTPVWLGGYQEQQNWFWSDDSPFRMSDWTKQWQGNTSEGGACMEMEPKSGKLHSAPCGELRFYICSTKDSSSSKVVPSDRKPGIMHGLSLFDVLWGNSYLLAEEIRHLSYFLKELRSGQLTQRCYNNFMQQEALYLHRVSSTLETLMCSLQEADENTRSLLQDTLQHYRSRNQSPLTSPPPQWLHFALQSFHSVVLEEPIYWLVALSARACLRDFLAELKPGSKLVSGSEDKASSIYQQWSVESLKEVAWIRRYRKVLEEYQDQIDVFKAINIFHDHMVNQKNFYKAADCDIEDEKL, from the exons atgatggtgtgtgtgttaattcCTCTCGTCTTGACTGTCCTTCTGACTGAGACGTCTGCTTTACTGTCATCTTCAG GGACGGAGCAGGTCTTTTCATGCCCACCTCGGTGGCTCCTGTTTGGTCAGAGATGCTTCGC TTTCTACCCTGTGTGGAGCTCCTGGAGCGATGCCGAT ttattGTGCTCTCAGGCAGCTGGTAAACTGGCGTCGCTTCACACACCAGAGGAGAGACAGTTTGTCCGTCTgctagcaaacacacacacacctgtgtggcTGGGTGGATACCAGGAACAGCAG AACTGGTTTTGGAGCGACGACTCCCCCTTCAGGATGAGTGATTGGACCAAGCAGTGGCAGGGAAATACCAGCGAGGGAGGGGCTTGCATGGAAATGGAAccaaaaa gtgGAAAGCTGCACAGCGCCCCCTGTGGAGAGCTCAGGTTCTACATCTGCTCCACCAAAGACAG CTCCTCTTCTAAAGTCGTCCCCAGTGACAGGAAACCAG GAATCATGCACGGTCTGagtctgtttgatgttttgtgGGGCAACAGCTACTTGTTGGCAGAGGAGATTCGCCACTTGTCCTACTTTCTCAAGGAGCTCCGTTCTGGTCAGCTAACGCAGCGCTGCTACAACAACTTCATGCAGCAGGAGGCGCTCTATCTGCACAGAGTCAGCAGCACACTGGAG ACCCTGATGTGTAGTTTACAGGAAGCAGATGAGAACACAAGATCACTGCTGCAGGACACACTTCAACACTACCGCAGCAGAaaccag AGCCCCCTCACTTCGCCTCCCCCACAGTGGCTCCACTTCGCCCTGCAGTCTTTCCACTCTGTGGTTTTGGAGGAGCCGATCTATTGGCTGGTGGCTCTGTCGGCCCGGGCCTGCCTCCGGGACTTTTTGGCTGAGCTCAAGCCTGGTTCCAAGTTGGTGTCTGGGTCTGAGGATAAGGCCTCCAGCATCTACCAGCAGTGGAGTGTTGAGAGTCTGAAGGAGGTCGCCTGGATTCGCAG atACAGAAAGGTGTTAGAGGAATACCAGGACCAGATAGACGTGTTTAAAGCCATAAACATCTTCCACGACCACATGGTGAACCAGAAGAATTTCTACAAGGCTGC agACTGTGATATAGAGGATGAAAAATTATGA